The DNA region AATATAATAGTCTTTTGTTTTTTGCGAAAATTGCTGTGCCAATTTAAACTCTTCTAGTACTAGTAAAAATAGAAAACTGGACAAAAAAACCAAAAGCAATGACGTCAGTAATATCCCACCTTTATAGCTCTTTTTCATTTGTCTTGATCATTGACCATCTTGCACTATATTGCTGTCCATTTTTAAATACTGCACGAATAACCACAAAATCATCCTCCTCTTTGAAATCAGCTTCATGAACATCGATCAACAATGGCTGATAACCACCATTATCAACTTTAACGATTTTTCCTAATTTATATTCGATCCAAATGCCTCTTTCTTTTTTTGGATTTTCATAAATCATCTTATTCCCTTGGATTACTTTGAACGCACAGCCGGCTAGCTCATTTTCCAACTGAATGACAAAAATATGCCATTCTTTTTCTTTCTCACTTTTTAAGATTTCAGATACAACTTTCGCATGTTTTATTGCAGCAGAAAAAAGCAAGCAGATAATAGATAATAAAAACAACGCTAACAAACATTCAATTAAGGTGAAGCCCGCGTATTCTTTATTTCTGTTCAAGGGAAAACTGTTCTTTAGCATCTGTAATCACCACTTTGTCTATTTTGTTCTTCGTCTTATATATATAAAACGAGTATGTTCGACCATTAAGTTGAACTTTTTTTTGCATAGCTCTGCCATGATTTTCATAGTTCTTCATTTCTTCATAGAGTATTCGATGTAACCTTAGCTCATCGGTTGCTTTTGCTTTCTTAGATAATAAAAAGGTACTTGATGACATAAAAATCCCGACAATTATTCCCATGATCCCAAATGAAACT from Enterococcus sp. 9D6_DIV0238 includes:
- the comGF gene encoding competence type IV pilus minor pilin ComGF, which gives rise to MLKNSFPLNRNKEYAGFTLIECLLALFLLSIICLLFSAAIKHAKVVSEILKSEKEKEWHIFVIQLENELAGCAFKVIQGNKMIYENPKKERGIWIEYKLGKIVKVDNGGYQPLLIDVHEADFKEEDDFVVIRAVFKNGQQYSARWSMIKTNEKEL
- the comGE gene encoding competence type IV pilus minor pilin ComGE, translated to MSKKSIDYKGYILLEGLVSFGIMGIIVGIFMSSSTFLLSKKAKATDELRLHRILYEEMKNYENHGRAMQKKVQLNGRTYSFYIYKTKNKIDKVVITDAKEQFSLEQK